Proteins encoded within one genomic window of Macrotis lagotis isolate mMagLag1 chromosome 3, bilby.v1.9.chrom.fasta, whole genome shotgun sequence:
- the F2 gene encoding prothrombin, protein MMVVQALALQSCLTLGVLLSLAHCEHVFLDQSQALSVLQRVRRANRGLLEEMREGNLERECLEEQCNYEEAFEALESISVTATFWIKYKICEPVRTTSRVIFDACLEGNCSEGVGLNYRGNISVTKSGIPCQLWRSRYPHKPELNSSTHPDADLQENFCRNPDGSSRGPWCYTTDPTLRREECSIPICGSDGFTVPTVPLTPTLAPRSPKSCIPDKGQKYQGQLAVSMSGAPCLPWASEQLKPLLKENTFDPAVSLEKNYCRNPDGDEEGLWCFVDGNPIGPEYCQADYCDSPVDEVDEGLELEPEGISGRSTTQVYKVFFNEKTFGSGEADCGLRPLFEKKGLEDNSEQELMDSYIGGRIVHGDDAELGTAPWQVMLFRKTPQELLCGASLISDRWILTAAHCLFYPPWDKNFTVEDLLVRIGKHHRSKYERPMEKIAKLEKIIIHPKYNWKENLDRDIALLKLKQPITFSDYIHPVCLPSKEIVQKLFLSGYKGRVTGWGNLKETWVSSKENLPTVMQKINLPLVEQAICRQSTRIKITDNMFCAGFKPDDEKRGDSCEGDSGGPFVMKSPFDKRWYQMGIVSWGEGCDRVGKYGFYTHVFRLKKWIQKNIDRS, encoded by the exons ATGATGGTTGTTCAGGCCCTGGCCCTACAAAGCTGCCTGACCCTAGGAGTCTTGCTATCCCTTGCCCACTGTGAACATG tGTTCCTGGACCAGTCCCAGGCCCTGTCTGTGCTCCAGAGGGTCCGGCGGGCCAACAGAGGGCTCctggaagaaatgagagaggggAATCTAGAGCGGGAGTGTTTGGAGGAGCAATGCAACTATGAAGAGGCTTTTGAGGCTCTGGAGTCCATCTCAGTCACT GCTACCTTCTGGATCAAGTATAAGA TCTGTGAACCTGTGAGGACGACCTCAAGAGTTATTTTTGATGCCTGCCTGGAAG GGAATTGTTCAGAGGGCGTGGGGCTGAATTACCGGGGAAACATCTCGGTCACCAAGTCTGGGATCCCGTGCCAGCTGTGGAGGAGTCGCTACCCACACAAGCCAGA ACTCAACTCTTCCACACACCCCGATGCGGACCTCCAGGAAAATTTCTGCCGAAACCCAGATGGCAGCTCCAGGGGCCCCTGGTGCTACACCACTGACCCCACCCTGCGGCGAGAGGAGTGCAGCATCCCGATCTGTG GATCAGACGGCTTCACCGTGCCCACTGTGCCTCTGACCCCAACCTTGGCACCACGGAGCCCGAAGTCTTGTATCCCTGATAAGGGCCAGAAGTACCAAGGACAACTTGCCGTCAGTATGTCCGGGGCTCCCTGCCTGCCCTGGGCCTCTGAGCAGCTGAAGCCGCTTCTCAAGGAGAACACTTTTGACCCTGCTGTGTCCTTGGAGAAGAACTACTGTCGAAATCCGGATGGCGATGAGGAGGGTCTCTGGTGCTTTGTGGACGGGAACCCCATTGGTCCAGAGTACTGCCAGGCTGACTACTGTG ACAGCCCCGTGGATGAGGTGGATGAAGGCCTGGAACTGGAGCCAGAGGGCATCTCGGGGCGGAGCACAACCCAGGTGTACAAGGTGTTCTTTAACGAGAAGACCTTTGGTTCTGGAGAAGCAG ACTGTGGGCTCCGGCCCCTGTTTGAGAAAAAGGGCCTAGAGGACAACAGCGAGCAGGAGCTGATGGACTCTTACATAGGCGGACGCATTGTGCATGGGGACGACGCTGAACTGGGAACTGCTCCCTG GCAGGTGATGCTTTTCCGGAAGACCCCTCAGGAACTGCTGTGTGGTGCCAGTCTCATAAGTGACCGTTGGATCCTCACCGCTGCCCACTGCCTGTTCTACCCACCCTGGGACAAGAACTTTACAGTGGAGGACCTGCTAGTGCGCATTGGGAAACATCATCGCTCCAA GTATGAACGTCCCATGGAGAAGATTGCCAAGCTGGAAAAGATCATCATCCACCCCAAATATAATTGGAAGGAAAATTTGGATCGAGACATCGCCCTGCTGAAACTCAAACAGCCCATCACCTTCAGTGACTACATCCACCCTGTCTGCTTGCCCTCCAAGGAGATCGTGCAGAA GTTATTCCTGTCCGGATACAAAGGGAGGGTCACTGGCTGGGGCAATCTGAAGGAGACATGGGTCTCCTCAAAGGAAAACCTGCCCACTGTCATGCAGAAAATCAACCTCCCCCTTGTAGAGCAGGCAATTTGCAGACAATCCACCAGGATCAAAATCACGGACAACATGTTCTGTGCAG GGTTCAAACCCGATGATGAGAAACGAGGGGATTCATGTGAAGGGGATAGTGGAGGACCTTTTGTGATGAAG AGCCCTTTTGACAAGCGCTGGTACCAAATGGGCATCGTGTCCTGGGGCGAAGGCTGCGACCGGGTTGGGAAATATGGCTTCTACACTCATGTTTTCCGTCTGAAGAAGTGGATACAGAAAAACATCGATCGATCTTGA